The Planctomycetota bacterium genome includes the window CGCCCGCCGACTTTCACACAGGGAGCGCACCGCGATGCTGGAGCTTCGGGATTTCATCAAGGACGTGCCGGACTGGCCCAAGCCGGGCATCGTGTTCAAGGACATCACGCCGATGCTCAATCATCCCAGCGCGTTGTCGATGGCGATCGAGCAGATGGCCAGCCCGTTCCGGGGTCAACACATCGACCTGGTCGCCGGGGCCGAGTCGCGCGGGTTCATCTTCGGCATCGCGCTGGCGCAGTCGCTGTCGGCGGGTTTCGTCCCGATTCGCAAACCCAAAAAGCTGCCGCGCGCCGTGCACAGCGCCGAGTATGCGCTCGAATACGGGACGGACAAGCTCGAGGTGCACACCGACGCGATGAAGCCGGGCCAGCGCGTGCTGCTTGTCGACGACCTGCTCGCGACCGGCGGGACGATGCACGCCTGCTGCCAGATGGTCCAACTGCTCGGCGCCGAACTGGCGGGGATCACGTGTCTGATCGAACTGACCTTTTTGAACGGGCGCGAGAAGCTCAAGGCGTTCAATCAGAATGTGCATGCGGTGATCAAGTACTGAGTGTGGAGTGTGGAGTTGGGAGTGCGGAGTAAAAGACAGAAGACGCCCCATTGTCTTTCACTCCGAACTCCACACTCCGAACGCCGCATTCCCCACTCCCCCACCCGCCGCAAGCGGCGTCGCTAAACAAATAAAGCGGACCCGGCACATCATGTCCGGGTCCGCTTTTAACTTGGGTCCGATCGGGTGACGATCGGAGAGTTGTGGCGATCAGGCGGCCTTGCGGTTGCGGCGGAGGATCAGAGCGGCGAGGCCCATCAGGCCGGCGGGCAGCGCAGCGGGGGTCGGGACCACATGGGTCTGCGGAGCGAATTCGCCGGCGGTTTCGATGATGTCGTTGCCGCAGCCCCAGACGATGTGGGCGGAGGCGGAAGTCAGGTCGACCTGTCCGAGGATCGAGGCGAGGTCGATCGTGTACTGGATGAACACGGTGCCGTCTTCCTTGCCGCCGTAGTTGGCCATGGCGGTTTCAATCAGGGCGGAGGAGCCGAGCTTGAGGTTGCTGGCGATGTTGCCCTTGACGGCCCAGGGGGCGACCCATCCCTGCACGGTGTTGGTGCCGGGGCCGAAGTCGCTGGTCACCTGCGTGCTGTGGTTGAGGTACGAGCCCGAGACATTCTGAAGGGCAAGGGTCTGCGTGCCTTCGTTGGTGATCTGATAGATGGAGCCGGCGGTCAGACCCGCGTTGAGGGACTGCGTGACGATGCCGTACTCGACGCCGTTGAGCGTGATGAACATGTCGCCGAGGTTGTAGGTGTGACCGCTGTAGGTGTTGGTCAGGGCGCCGTCGGACCCGCCGCCGGCGACGACGAGAATCTCGAGCTTGCCGCTGTTCTGGCGGACATGAAGCTGTTCGAGGTC containing:
- a CDS encoding adenine phosphoribosyltransferase produces the protein MLELRDFIKDVPDWPKPGIVFKDITPMLNHPSALSMAIEQMASPFRGQHIDLVAGAESRGFIFGIALAQSLSAGFVPIRKPKKLPRAVHSAEYALEYGTDKLEVHTDAMKPGQRVLLVDDLLATGGTMHACCQMVQLLGAELAGITCLIELTFLNGREKLKAFNQNVHAVIKY